Within the Sulfitobacter sp. JL08 genome, the region CGCCAAGTCCGTGTTGCGTGCAAAGTAACCAAGACCCGCTGAGACGGACTTCTCATACAGGGCTGCCCGTCCTTTGGACGTACCCGCGCGAAAGAAGGGCATCCACTTGTTCTTAAGAAACCACGCGGCGGAGAACGTCGCGCCGTAGTCTTCGCGGCGGCTTCCGTCATCCGCTTCATCGGCATGCCAGAACGTGAAATGGATATTGTCAAAGTAGATGCGATCAAAGCCGCTCGTGTAGCCGATTTCTACACTTTTGAAGAGCTCACCATCGGAGAAGACATCAAGATCGGGGCTTGACGGGTCCGCATTCGCGTCAGCGACAGCGCCAGTCACATAGAAATTCGAGCCAAGTTTTGCGCCGCCCGCGATCGCGAGCCCGGGGTTGGGGGCGTTGATCGTAGGGTTCGTATTGAACGCCAGATTTTGGAAGGCGGTATATGGGCTGACAAGCCCGTAAACATCTAGGAAGTCCGTCACATCGATTTGGCCGATCTGGAAGGTCCACGCGCCATCGTCTGCCCGTTGCGTCCAGAACAGGTTTGTCAGCAGCGTGCCATTGTCGTTAAAGGCTGTGCCGGTGATGGACAGCGCGCCGCCGTCAAACCCAAAGTTTTGTGGCGCAACGTCGCCGTAGGCATGGCGGTCTTCCAATTTGAACGTCAGGGAGCCATTCTCTGTTGCCTTCCAGTTCCCGTAGAACCTGAAGATGCCACCTGATGCGTTACCCTCTCCCAGATCGGAGTCCGACCACTGCCCCAGTGACAGGTAGTCAAAATTGAAGCTGAAGCCATTCTCAGCCAATCCTTCTTTCCATCGGAAGTAGCCGGGTGCAATGTTCACTGGAAAATCTGACCGGAACTGTGGGTCAGTGAGCCCATCGCCGGGCTGCAAATCGGCCTGTACAGAAGATGGCCCGCCCAACCCTTGTGCGATGGCTGCGCTTGACAGGCAGACCAGAACTGACGCTAGAGAGAGTATTTTTCTAACCATGTGAGACCTAACGGATGGGTGCAAGGACAGCGGCGCGCGTTGCCGCGTCGACCGGTGGAGACGGCGGGTTTGGCTGGAACGGATTGCCGATGACCGGGCTGAATTGCAGGGTGAACTTCCAGTCCGATGCAAAATCATCAGGCGCGACTACATTCTTTTCGATGCCCGCATTCAGTTTGACAATCTGGTTCCCGATCGCCGTTGTCTTCGAGACTTGTACACCGAATGGTACGGTCCAGTCATTTTCGCTGTCCGCGTTCCAGTCATAGGTGATCGTGGGTCCGGTCCCGATTTGCCAGCCGTCATTCAGACTGAAAAACAGGAAGTACTGCAATGATGTGATCGACGTATCATCACCGCTGCCGCCAACCTTTTCATTGTGGAACGGGAAGAACCCCCAGATACCCCAGTCAGTGGGCTTGACAGCCAGAAAGCTTGGGCCCAGCAGCCAGTTGTCAGACGAAATGCCGCTGCCTGTCGGTATCGCACCAACGACACCCGCGCCGAACGTCCAGCCACTGCTGCTCCAGGAATACAGCAAGTCATAGGATATGTCGCCGAACTGACTAACGTCCGAAAAACCTGACGCCGAAGCAATGGGCTGATCGAAGACATAAGAAAAAGCAGGGCGGAAGATCAGGTTATTTCCGTTCTCCAATACGAATGGAAGCGCAGGTTGAAATATGGCTGTCAGACTATCTTGATCGTCTGCACCGGGCAGGTCGCCGTCGAAACTGCGATACTCCAGTTTGAAATTCAAAGTCGCATTCGCCGCGCCGGGGTTCGCAAGTTCTTTGGCCAATTCGTCGATATTGGGGCCGACTTGGGCATAGACAGGGAGAGACAACAGGGTCACCACGATAAAGGCGGCTAGTGATTTGAAACACATATGATTCACTCAATGTTCCTCTTGCAAACGCGCTCATGCCATAAAAGGGCGCACCGTTTCTACGTATAGCGGTACGC harbors:
- a CDS encoding carbohydrate porin — translated: MNIAPGYFRWKEGLAENGFSFNFDYLSLGQWSDSDLGEGNASGGIFRFYGNWKATENGSLTFKLEDRHAYGDVAPQNFGFDGGALSITGTAFNDNGTLLTNLFWTQRADDGAWTFQIGQIDVTDFLDVYGLVSPYTAFQNLAFNTNPTINAPNPGLAIAGGAKLGSNFYVTGAVADANADPSSPDLDVFSDGELFKSVEIGYTSGFDRIYFDNIHFTFWHADEADDGSRREDYGATFSAAWFLKNKWMPFFRAGTSKGRAALYEKSVSAGLGYFARNTDLAGIGLNWAEADGISGDQKTIEAFYRFSISPNLQITPSVQFIKDPLLTSDESSITLFGLRARIVF